ttactaGATGAGATACACTGATCAAATTGGAATAACATTTGATTGTCGTTGGATTGAATGGAATTCATATGAATGGAGCCCTGTAGTACAATCTTAAATTGTTTGAGCGAAACTATCCAGACAAGGAGACAACTAAAAGAGTAGGCACTTAAAAGGTGTCGAAACCAGTAAAGGGAAagattaaaatatcaaaatacaaCGAGCAGATCACGACGATTCGCTCTTCTTCTTCCTGGTTCTGTTTATagtataatttcttaaaatagttTCTTAATTAGCATTTTTTTGCGAAGGAGAGTGTGGAAATAAAACTTGATCATTGCACCAACTTCCGGGTGAAAGAAGAATAGGattgttaagaatttttttactcacttattgttttttattttggacAGACAAATCGTATAAAAACAGTAAAGCCGTGTAATAAAACTTCTGAAAATACagtgaaaaaataagaataatttcAGGTTGATCATGTGAAAATAGAAAAACCTCAAGTTATAGTTAAGTCTAAATGACtgttaaaaatgttaacttCTCAGCCCCCTCCCTCCCCCTTTTTCAATGTAGGGTAACGTGCCCCTTAAGCATATGACCCTTTTTTTGTCCGTagtgtatattcgtacgcacttttgcccatttttgagtacgtatatgttcatccgctattcgtacgtaaagtgctttagggttagggttaggattctttttccttttttctacgtatgaatagcgctacgcactattaatacgcactttatgtcatattaaagtgcgtacgaatatacagtTCCTTTTTTGTCTGATTTCATTAACCAAGTCGTAAAAAAACGAGCATATTGTTATTGTTTAAGTTTCTTAGTTTCGTTTGGTTTGttgttctttattttaaaagtttacgtTCTTCTacttcaataattttgttttctgtCAAATGAACGTAAACAAGGCGGTATAATGAGAGTATAACTACACTTTAAGAATTTGTAGATCTATTCTTGATGAATGGCTCATACAGGTAAGTTCAATGAAGCGAAACAAATTACCAGAACTACACACAATtcatgtaaacaaacttaaaagaATGCAATTCTTGTATTTGATCTTGGATTAATTTTTAGAACCTCACAGCAGCATTTTTTTTACCTGTAACCCTTTTTCTTCCTTCTCATATTTTGCTTTTATCCAGAAGCAGTTGTtagtttttgttacttttttatagCATACATCCAAGCGAGGTTAAAAGAAGATGTAGCCAGCTATGGATTTGTGCGATCTTCCGTTGACATATATTCCAAAAAGCCCTTATTGGAAAAATAGTCTATGAACAAATAAAGAAGAGAGTTTCTTTGATTTTAAGGAAGGGGGGGATGGGGGGATCTAAccaattatattttgtttttcccaccaccaccaccaccgccatcaccaacaacaacaacaaattgtaTAGCGAAATTTTATGCGCAATATCgtcaatcaaaacaaaacaaatatccGCATGATATTTTATGACAGTTGCTAAGCAACTGGATTACATTTGAATGAGCACGCGTTCTCTGAATTTACGACAAAAAGATATGTCAACGAGCTGTCAAACAAACTCATtctattgttttcttttgatcGCCTGCGAGCATTAAAAAAGATTAATTCAGGTCAGCGGCTGTTAATTCATTTAATTGCTCTCGCACCTGTTTGTGCTGCATGGAAGAGAAAAAATACAATTCATATTTTGAAAGAGAGAATCATGAGAAAAAATAAGGATCAATCGATCAAAACTTGGTTGTATGATTCACgtgtttttttgctgacattgcaaaaaaataaattcagcaGAGTTAACGCTGACCTGTGATATAGAGGAAAGAAAGATCTCCGCTGTACGTGGTAACAGtataatatataacatatatatatcAGATACGGTTTTAATGCTTCAGATATCGAATGGAGCTCGGCGAGAGAGAATTATTTCAATTACATATTTTAGCTGAACGAGctgtaaaagaaaatattgagaaGATGAAAGGTAAGTTATTTGTTCTATTTCTTTTAAGTATCATCATCAAGATTCTTCCTTACATGTGCATCTAAATATTCTAGCTGGATAacacataataaataaaaaaagatttataaattatttgccAAAAAAGAATCGTTCTCCAGTGagaaaatgttaattaaaaaatttgtaataattgatgaaaaaatatgtaataattGATGAAAAAAATTTCTACAAAGAGAGATCACGCTGCTGATATTAGGCCATTTTTCAGATCCGAAAGTCACGTATTATTTTcagttaaaaatcatgaaaaaaaatcataaaatttattaaattatcaATACGTACCTCGACAttgtataaattaaaataaaattaaaaacgaagatttttttgataaattcagCCCTGATatttaataaagaaaacaagatggctgctttaaaaaattatttggttCAAAAAGTATCATTTGCTGTTTGCCGATGGGGAGAATAGCTTGCTTATCCTGAAatatttttctgtgttttttaaaACCTGGATTTATTGCGATTTCCGCATCAAAAATACTTCGAGAGAAACAAATCCTTGCGAATAATTGTCTGCAAAAATTTAAGCaaaattgtaattttattttacaagctTTTTAGTTGCATAAtatatggtaaaaaaaattattttttagatctGGAACTGAAACTTTGTCGAACTTGTCGTGTTTGCGGAGATCGAGCGTCGGGACGTCATTATGGCGTGCCGTCCTGTGATGGGTGTCGGGGTTTTTTTAAACGAAGTGTTCGTCGAAATGTCGGCTACAGTTGTAAATACAATAGGAATTGTGCTGTTGATATCAAACGTCGGAATCAGTGTCAATATTGTCGCTTTCAACGATGTCTAATCGTTGGAATGAACAAACACGGTGAGTTGTGAATTAAAACAACTGTCTGTTTATCGTTTACCTTCGGTTTAAATTATTTCCCgccaaaactaaaaaattaattattaatattaGGCATGTTCTACCTTTTGGAagcttataaatttttaattatttttgcatTGAAACGAAAATCATGAATAATTAAAACCACTTTCGAAAATACGAAAAAAGAAATGGACATAGAAAActcttgaaaaaaaagaaagaaatttgagTTTTCCCATTGGCACATGTGCGTCTTTTGTTTCCCGCCACAAAAAGCGCGCGAATTTACAACAGGTGCTACCtttgagaatatttttgtaGCATGCAGGCTTGTAGCATGCAGTTGGAGATAATCTATCTATATTTTTTCTACCTctgcaaaatctttttattacGAAATTAACTTTTAGCTATTTTTGTTCATTATCTTTTCATTCATTTTATAATTTGATCTTCTGTGTGAATCACCCACTTCTTGTGTGGTGATCTTTTGAGAGGACCACTGTCGTTACTGGTAACCTATTAAGACCAAAAGAATTAGGCACGTGTGTTTTTGACAAGCTTTgtgcataatattttttattgttaaaaaatcttGAGGTAATGTCATGTTTTTAaacgaaaaaagaatttatttgatgttatttatatttttgacatacaTATATTTGTTTGCAACTGATTTTCATTATAAAGTCAGAATTATATTTGtgcaatattacaaaaatatgtgacccactatcttattatttttatgtgcTCATTGTGagtgttttaaataaaataaaaaaaaaaacaatttaatataaaaatcaaaTGAATGAGAAACAAATTTCAtctcgaaaaatattttttgacattgtataattttaaaatattttcaactttaatacacaaaaaaatgaatatttttattgatatcGCACAAGTGCAAAATACCATCCAAAAGCATAAATTTACGTAATTACAAGCTTGAATAGTCCCTAAAATTTACGAATTTATCTTTCTAGCTGTGCAACATGAAAGATTACCCAGAAGACTGGCTGGTGTCACATGTAAAAACAACATTCCAAACAACACTATTTTTAACCCACAAATTCCCggaataattaattttaacacGCCTATTTCTATGCCTGCATCACAAATATATTTCTTAGATGCACTAAGTCCGTTACCTACGCCAAGTCCAAACTTATTAAGTCCAACATGCGTGCCAAGTTTCTCCAGGTTTCCTTTCTTCCAACCGACGCCACCTTGTATGAATCGGCCGGTTGTTCAAGAAAATAAAACTCctcaagaaattaaaaaacctGACTCTGAAGAACCATCAATAGATAACGTAAAGACATCTTCACCCGATATTATGAGACCGATAAAAATCAACTGTTCGTCTCCTGTCACGCCTATGTCAAAACGTTCGGCAGAATACACGATCGAATCTCTACTCAAAGTATCAAGCGACAATCGCCCGAAATCTACTCCCCATTTGTTGACGCCGCCGACTTCGCCGCAGCACCCGGCAGACACGCAATATAACGAACACGTACCTGCAGCGTTGCTGTGTATACTCGAAAACGCTATCGCGTGTGTTCATACCGTTCCTGCGTTTCGCGACTTGTCTAACGATTCAAAAACGAACGTACTAGAAGATTCGTGGATGCAAATCTTTCTTCTTGGAATTTACGAATCAGGATATCCCGTTGAACCGATATTATTGTACCTTCAGAACATTACAAGGCTTTCACCAGCTTTTCAAAATTATCAAGGGTTAATGAAATtgaaaatttcaatgaatatgttACAGGAGTATCATGTGGATCCAATGGAATTAGCATATATGAGGACAATCACGCTGTTCTATCCTTGTAAGTCtttttataataacttttgCCTGCTTGTTTGCTCGTAgttgcaaaaattatttttatattttaaccgtTTTATTTAGATCGCAACTCTCTACGTCCAGCACGCCTTGATAGACTTCACGAAGAATCAAAAAATATGCTAATCGACTACGATCGTAAAACTTACCCTGAACTTATATCACGATCTGGTGCGTTGTTTGCTATTATTGGCCATATGCAAGAAATCCCGAATAGCTTGGGAAAGTTACTATTTCCAAACATGAGCGACATGAAAAACCTCATTCATCATATTCATACTACCATCGTAAATGAG
The genomic region above belongs to Hydractinia symbiolongicarpus strain clone_291-10 chromosome 4, HSymV2.1, whole genome shotgun sequence and contains:
- the LOC130642115 gene encoding photoreceptor-specific nuclear receptor-like encodes the protein MELGERELFQLHILAERAVKENIEKMKDLELKLCRTCRVCGDRASGRHYGVPSCDGCRGFFKRSVRRNVGYSCKYNRNCAVDIKRRNQCQYCRFQRCLIVGMNKHAVQHERLPRRLAGVTCKNNIPNNTIFNPQIPGIINFNTPISMPASQIYFLDALSPLPTPSPNLLSPTCVPSFSRFPFFQPTPPCMNRPVVQENKTPQEIKKPDSEEPSIDNVKTSSPDIMRPIKINCSSPVTPMSKRSAEYTIESLLKVSSDNRPKSTPHLLTPPTSPQHPADTQYNEHVPAALLCILENAIACVHTVPAFRDLSNDSKTNVLEDSWMQIFLLGIYESGYPVEPILLYLQNITRLSPAFQNYQGLMKLKISMNMLQEYHVDPMELAYMRTITLFYPYRNSLRPARLDRLHEESKNMLIDYDRKTYPELISRSGALFAIIGHMQEIPNSLGKLLFPNMSDMKNLIHHIHTTIVNEHLKQTTTNLKNPS